From the Vulpes lagopus strain Blue_001 chromosome 15, ASM1834538v1, whole genome shotgun sequence genome, one window contains:
- the EIF3F gene encoding eukaryotic translation initiation factor 3 subunit F: MATPAAPASAPAATPAPASAPAAAPTSVSAPAATPASAPAPAPAPAPVPAPTTAPASASDPGTAAATTAAPGQTPASTPAPAQAPAQSLPGPALPGPFPGGRVVRLHPVILASIVDSYERRNEGAARVIGTLLGTVDKHSVEVTNCFSVPHNESEDEVAVDMEFAKNMYELHKKVSPNELILGWYATGHDITEHSVLIHEYYSREAPNPIHLTVDTSLQNGRMSIKAYVSTLMGVPGRTMGVMFTPLTVKYAYYDTERIGVDLIMKTCFSPNRVIGLSSDLQQVGGASARIQDALSTVLQYAEDVLSGKVSSDNTLNHFLMGHVVSTGS; encoded by the exons ATGGCCACACCGGCAGCCCCGGCGAGTGCTCCTGccgccaccccagccccagcctccgccccggccgcggccccaaCCTCGGTCTCAGCCCCGGCCGCAACCCCAGCTTCAGCGCCAGCGCCGGCTCCGGCTCCAGCGCCGGTCCCAGCTCCAACGACGGCTCCAGCCTCCGCCTCAGACCCGGGGACTGCGGCGGCCACGACTGCGGCTCCGGGCCAGACCCCGGCGTCTACGCCAGCCCCAGCGCAGGCTCCGGCGCAGTCACTGCCGGGTCCTGCTCTCCCAGGCCCCTTCCCCGGCGGCCGCGTGGTCCGGCTGCACCCGGTCATTTTGGCCTCCATCGTGGACAGCTACGAGCGACGCAACGAGGGCGCTGCCCGAGTTATCGGGACCCTGCTGG GAACCGTTGACAAGCATTCAGTGGAGGTCACTAACTGCTTTTCAGTGCCACACAATGAATCAGAAGATGAG GTGGCTGTTGACATGGAATTCGCTAAGAACATGTATGAATTGCACAAGAAAGTCTCTCCAAATGAGCTCATCTTGGGCTG GTATGCTACAGGCCATGACATTACAGAGCACTCTGTGCTGATCCACGAGTACTACAGCCGAGAAGCCCCCAACCCCATTCACCTCACTGTGGACACCAGCCTCCAGAATGGCCGCATGAGCATCAAGGCCTATGTCAG CACTTTAATGGGTGTCCCTGGGAGGACCATGGGGGTGATGTTCACACCTCTAACAGTGAAATACGCGTATTATGACACTGAACGTATTGGAG TTGACCTGATCATGAAGACCTGTTTTAGCCCCAACCGGGTGATTGGACTCTCAAGCGACTTGCAGCAAGTAGGAGGGGCATCGGCTCGCATCCAAGATGCCCTAAGCACGGTGTTGCAGTATGCAGAGGATGTGCtg TCTGGAAAGGTGTCCAGTGACAATACTCTGAACCATTTCTTGATGGGTCATGTGGTTTCCACAGGAAGTTAA
- the NLRP10 gene encoding LOW QUALITY PROTEIN: NACHT, LRR and PYD domains-containing protein 10 (The sequence of the model RefSeq protein was modified relative to this genomic sequence to represent the inferred CDS: deleted 1 base in 1 codon), with amino-acid sequence MALTRNPREALLWALRDLEEKNFKLFKFHLRDISLLEGRPQLARGELEGLSPVDLASRLISLYGALEAVKVVVRVLRVMNLLEPVDQLSHICLNDYREIYREHVRCCLEERQEESICGSHSQLLLVATSSPGSPESSACPVLEQELDSASVETLFDPGEKSYQAPPTVVLQGSAGTGKTTLARKMVLDWATGTLYPGRFDYVFYVSCREVVLLQEGVLDQLLFWCCGDNQAPVREMLREAERLLFILDGFDELQRPFVRGLKSLRLSPMEKVLHCLIRREVLSTCSLLITTRPLALQNLNPLLKQSHHIHILGFSEDERRRYFSSYFMDEEQARNAFDIVRGNDVLYKSCQIPGICWVICSWLKEQMEKGREISETPSNGTDIFMAYVSTFLPPSDNEGCSKLTRHRVLKGLCSLAAEGIQHQRFMFEEADLRKHNLDGTRLAAFLSSMDYQEGLDIKKFYIFRHISFQEFFHAMSYLVKEDQSQLGKESRKEVKRLLDEERQAENEEMTLSMHFLLDILKKETSSNFELKFSLKISPLVKQDLKHFKEQVKSIKHKGAWDLEFSLNQSKIRNLVKGVQISDVSLKMQRSNKKKPHDRNSFSVKTSLINRWKEKEKCPFVDKDNIEKTQMEASNGKGSEMEKRDAEGRSSRTGSGGMGQ; translated from the exons ATGGCCCTGACTCGCAACCCCCGGGAGGCATTGCTCTGGGCCTTGAGAGACCTTGAGGAGAAAAACTTCAAGCTATTCAAGTTTCACTTACGGGACATAAGCCTGCTTGAGGGGCGGCCT CAGCTGGCGCGTGGGGAACTGGAGGGCCTGAGCCCAGTGGACCTGGCTTCTCGGCTGATTTCACTCTACGGAGCACTGGAGGCCGTGAAGGTGGTGGTCAGGGTCCTGAGGGTCATGAACCTGTTAGAACCAGTGGACCAGCTCAGCCACATTTGTCTGAACG ATTATAGAGAAATATATCGAGAGCATGTGCGCTGCTGCCTAGAGGAGAGGCAAGAGGAGTCAATCTGCGGCAGCCACAGTCAACTGCTTCTGGTGGCCACTTCTAGCCCAGGGAGCCCAGAATCATCTGCCTGCCCTGTCTTGGAGCAGGAATTGGACTCTGCCTCGGTGGAGACTCTGTTTGATCCAGGAGAAAAGTCCTACCAAGCCCCGCCCACAGTGGTGCTACAGGGGTCCGCTGGAACCGGAAAGACAACACTGGCCAGAAAAATGGTGCTGGACTGGGCCACTGGTACCCTGTACCCAGGCCGGTTTGATTATGTCTTTTATGTCAGCTGCAGAGAAGTGGTTCTGTTACAGGAGGGCGTACTGGACCAGCTTCTCTTCTGGTGTTGTGGGGACAACCAAGCACCTGTCAGAGAGATGCTGAGGGAGGCTGAGCGACTGCTATTCATCCTGGATGGCTTTGATGAACTGCAGAGACCCTTTGTAAGGGGCTTGAAGAGTCTGAGGCTGAGCCCCATGGAGAAAGTGCTGCACTGTCTAATTAGAAGAGAAGTGCTTTCCACATGTTCACTTCTTATCACCACCCGGCCCTTGGCTTTGCAGAATTTGAATCCCTTGCTGAAACAATCACACCATATTCACATCCTTGGCTTCTCTGAGGATGAACGGAGGAGGTATTTCAGCTCCTATTTCATGGATGAGGAGCAAGCCAGAAATGCCTTTGACATTGTACGAGGAAATGACGTTCTCTACAAATCATGTCAAATTCCAGGCATTTGCTGGGTGATCTGCTCCTGGCTCaaggagcagatggagaagggcagagagatcTCAGAGACTCCCAGTAATGGCACAGACATCTTCATGGCCTATGTCTCCACCTTCCTGCCCCCCAGTGACAATGAAGGCTGCTCCAAGCTTACTCGGCACAGGGTCCTGAAAGGTCTGTGCTCCTTAGCAGCTGAGGGGATCCAGCACCAGAGATTCATGTTTGAAGAAGCTGACCTCAGGAAGCACAATTTAGATGGGACCAGACTTGCTGCTTTTCTGAGTAGCATGGATTACCAAGAGGGACTTGACATCAAGAAGTTCTATATCTTTCGCCACATTAGCTTCCAGGAGTTTTTTCATGCCATGTCCTACCTGGTGAAAGAGGACCAGAGTCAGCTGGGGAAAGAGTCCCGCAAAGAAGTGAAGAGGCTTCTGGatgaagaaaggcaggcagagaatGAGGAGATGACCCTCAGTATGCATTTTTTATTGGACATATTGAAAAAAGAGACCTCCTCGAACTTCGAGCTAAAGTTCTCCCTCAAAATTTCTCCCTTGGTAAAGCAGGATCTGAAGCATTTTAAAGAACAAGTGAAATCTATAAAGCATAAAGGGGCCTGGGATTTGGAATTCTCCCTGAATCAGTCTAAAATAAGGAATCTGGTAAAAGGTGTTCAGATAAGTGATGTATCGCTTAAGATGCAAcgttcaaataaaaagaaaccccatgACAGGAACTCATTTTCTGTCAAAACCAGCTTGATTAATagatggaaagagaaggaaaaatgtccTTTTGTGGACAAAGATAATAtagaaaagacacaaatggaGGCTTCTAATGGAAAAGGCAGCGAAATGGAGAAACGAGATGCTGAGGGTAGGAGCAGTAGGACGGGAAGTGGAGGAATGGGACAGTAG